The following coding sequences lie in one Listeria ivanovii subsp. londoniensis genomic window:
- a CDS encoding DUF951 domain-containing protein, protein MFMEKKHFDLNDIVEMKKPHPCGTNRFKIIRMGMDIRIKCEGCGHSVMIPRRDFERKVKKILVKAEEE, encoded by the coding sequence ATGTTTATGGAGAAAAAGCATTTCGATTTAAATGATATTGTAGAAATGAAAAAGCCTCACCCTTGCGGAACGAATCGGTTTAAGATTATCCGCATGGGAATGGATATTCGAATTAAATGCGAAGGCTGCGGGCATAGCGTGATGATTCCGCGTCGAGACTTTGAACGGAAAGTTAAAAAGATTTTAGTTAAAGCTGAAGAAGAATAA